In a single window of the Coffea eugenioides isolate CCC68of chromosome 3, Ceug_1.0, whole genome shotgun sequence genome:
- the LOC113766244 gene encoding leucine-rich repeat receptor protein kinase MSP1-like, which produces MPKLIFRYQVCHVLTIILAFVIYPALTHGIFLGDVELLKALRQSLISRRNAIPSWFESETSPCNWTGIRCEGAVVRQIDLSCTNSPLSLPFPVLIGEFKSIKYLNLSHCALTGGFPESVWNLENIESLDVSDNRLTGMLPPTISNLNNLRQLVLDDNSFSGSFPSAIGLLEELLELSVHGNLFYGNIPEELGNLKKLQSLDLSVNNFSGRLPSSFGNFTRLLYFDARQNKLSGPIIPEIGNLRRLRTLDLSWNSLTGPLPITIGNLKHLQSLDLQNCRISGNIPEEITELRSLTYLNLAENIFKGELPESVGRLTNLNYLIAPNAGLTGKIPPQLGNCKRLKIINLSFNSLSGPLPEDLAGLESISSVLLDSNCLSGPVPGWISNWKEVESIILSKNLLSGSLPPLDLPLMSSLDLSSNKLSGELPSEICNAKSLSNLQLSDNNFTGSIDKTFSNCLSLTDLVLSENGLFGEIPAYLGDLQLITLELSKNKFSGKIPDQLWESKTLMEISLSNNMLEGPIPSAIAKVSTLQRLQLDNNLFEGSIPVSIGKLKNLTNLSLHGNRLTGEVPLEIFECTKLVSLDLGANRLTGPIPKSISQLKLLDNLVLSNNQFSGSIPEEICSGFQKVPLPDSEFVQHYGMLDLSNNDLEGQIPASINKCIVVSKLNLQGNRLNGSIPFEISGLPNLTSVDLSFNSLTGPISPHLTSMSLQGLNLSHNQIKGAIPENFGSKMSSLVKLDLSHNLLSGPLPPSIFNIVSLTFLDISQNSLSGTVSVGPGSTSSLLFLNASFNQLSGNLCDSLSNLTSLSMLDLHNNTITGTLPLSLSSLAALTYLDLSNNNFQSSFPCNICDIEGLAFVNFSGNKFTGNVPDTCKDTEICLLNQNIFLPRHRDSSPVILSHASVLGIALGATLVSLIILIGLVRWRMLRQEAMLLERGSNKIVGATEPASSDELLVKKPKVPLSINIATFEHSLLRINPADILSATENFSKSYIIGDGGFGTVYKASLPGRTFAVKRLNGGHLHGNREFLAELETLGKVNHQNLVPLLGYCVFADERFLIYEYMENGSLDFWLRNQADAIQALDWPTRFKICLGSARGLAFLHHGFVPHIIHRDIKSSNILLDRNFEPRVSDFGLARIISACETHVSTVLAGTFGYIPPEYGQTMMATTKGDVYSFGVVILELLTGKAPTGQADIEGGNLVGWMRWMVARGRESEVLDPYLSASSAAWKTQMLEVLAIARRCTCDEPWKRPTMLEVVKLLKGAKTYG; this is translated from the coding sequence ATGCCAAAGCTCATATTCAGATACCAAGTTTGTCATGTCCTCACAATTATCCTTGCCTTCGTCATTTACCCTGCATTGACACATGGGATTTTTCTTGGGGATGTGGAGTTATTGAAAGCTCTTCGGCAGTCTCTAATCTCGAGAAGAAATGCAATTCCTAGCTGGTTTGAATCAGAAACTTCTCCATGCAATTGGACTGGGATTAGATGCGAAGGTGCAGTTGTTAGGCAAATAGATTTATCTTGTACAAATTCACCTCTAAGTCTTCCTTTTCCTGTTCTTATTGGTGAATTTAAATCTATTAAGTACCTGAATCTCAGCCATTGTGCCCTTACGGGTGGTTTCCCTGAAAGTGTTTGGAATTTAGAGAATATAGAGAGTCTGGACGTGAGTGACAATAGACTGACTGGAATGCTTCCTCCAACTATATCCAACCTCAACAATCTCAGACAACTGGTGCTTGATGACAATAGCTTTTCTGGAAGTTTTCCATCAGCAATAGGCTTGCTTGAAGAATTGTTGGAACTCTCGGTCCATGGAAATTTGTTTTATGGGAATATTCCTGAAGAGCTTGGGAATTTAAAGAAATTGCAGTCTCTTGACCTCAGTGTAAATAATTTCTCTGGAAGATTACCTTCCAGTTTTGGCAATTTCACCAGGCTACTATACTTTGATGCTCGACAAAACAAACTCTCAGGGCCAATAATTCCAGAGATTGGAAACTTAAGGAGGCTCAGAACTCTTGATCTCTCATGGAATTCATTAACTGGACCTCTGCCAATAACAATTGGGAACCTGAAACACCTTCAGTCACTGGATCTGCAAAACTGCAGAATTAGCGGTAATATTCCTGAAGAAATAACAGAGCTTAGAAGCTTGACTTACTTGAATCTTGCAGAGAACATTTTTAAGGGAGAACTGCCTGAAAGTGTGGGTAGGCTAACAAACTTAAATTATCTCATTGCTCCAAATGCTGGACTAACTGGAAAAATCCCTCCACAGTTGGGAAACTGCAAGAGGCTGAAGATCATCAATCTGTCCTTTAACTCCTTATCTGGTCCATTACCTGAAGACCTTGCAGGACTGGAGTCAATTAGTTCTGTCCTCCTTGATTCTAATTGTTTGTCAGGTCCTGTGCCTGGGTGGATTTCTAATTGGAAAGAAGTAGAGTCCATAATACTCTCAAAGAACCTCTTAAGTGGATCCTTACCACCACTTGATCTGCCTTTAATGTCATCACTTGATCTTAGTAGTAACAAGCTGTCTGGGGAATTGCCATCTGAAATTTGCAATGCTAAGTCCCTAAGCAATCTGCAGTTGTCTGATAACAACTTCACTGGTAGCATAGACAAAACTTTCAGCAATTGTTTGAGCCTCACAGATTTGGTGTTGTCTGAAAATGGTCTGTTTGGAGAAATACCTGCCTATCTGGGGGACCTTCAGCTTATTACCTTGGAGCTTTCAAAAAACAAGTTTTCTGGAAAGATTCCCGATCAGTTATGGGAATCAAAGACGCTGATGGAGATCTCACTGAGCAACAATATGCTTGAAGGTCCAATTCCCAGTGCAATTGCCAAGGTTTCAACCCTGCAGAGACTGCAACTAGATAATAATCTCTTTGAAGGAAGTATTCCTGTGAGCATTGGGAAATTGAAAAACCTCACTAATCTTTCTTTACATGGCAACAGATTAACTGGAGAGGTTCCCTTGGAGATTTTTGAGTGTACGAAACTGGTTTCTCTGGACCTTGGGGCAAACAGACTGACAGGTCCCATTCCAAAATCCATATCTCAACTGAAGCTACTTGACAACCTTGTCTTGTCCAACAACCAATTTTCTGGTTCTATACCTGAGGAGATCTGCTCTGGGTTTCAGAAGGTGCCTTTACCAGATTCTGAGTTCGTTCAGCACTATGGAATGCTTGATTTGTCCAATAATGATCTTGAGGGCCAAATTCCTGCATCAATCAATAAATGCATTGTCGTGTCGAAATTAAACTTGCAGGGGAACAGACTCAATGGGAGCATTCCATTTGAAATTTCTGGCTTGCCAAACTTGACATCGGTCGATCTGTCTTTCAACAGTCTGACAGGTCCCATCTCTCCTCATTTGACCTCGATGAGCCTTCAAGGTCTGAACCTTTCACATAACCAGATCAAAGGCGCAATTCCAGAAAATTTTGGGTCTAAAATGTCAAGTCTGGTGAAGCTTGACCTTTCACATAATCTGTTATCTGGTCCATTGCCGCCTTCAATATTCAATATAGTAAGTTTGACATTTTTGGACATCAGCCAGAATTCTCTCTCTGGAACTGTGTCTGTTGGTCCTGGAAGCACCAGTTCTCTTTTATTCCTAAATGCAAGTTTTAACCAACTCTCTGGCAACCTTTGTGACTCTCTCTCTAATTTGACATCTCTTTCCATGTTAGACCTCCACAATAATACAATAACAGGCACTCTGCCTTTGTCTCTTTCATCTCTTGCTGCCTTGACATATCTTGACTTATCCAACAACAATTTCCAGAGTTCCTTTCCTTGTAACATATGTGATATAGAAGGCCTTGCCTTTGTTAATTTTTCTGGCAACAAATTCACAGGCAATGTACCTGATACTTGTAAGGATACTGAAATTTGCCTGCTAAACCAGAATATTTTCCTGCCTAGACATCGGGATTCATCTCCGGTAATTTTATCTCATGCTTCTGTATTGGGTATTGCCCTTGGTGCCACACTTGTTTCCCTGATCATCCTCATTGGTCTTGTGAGGTGGAGAATGCTGAGACAAGAAGCCATGCTACTTGAAAGAGGCAGCAATAAGATTGTTGGAGCAACTGAGCCAGCGTCATCTGATGAGCTTTTGGTGAAGAAGCCAAAAGTACCTCTGAGCATCAATATTGCAACTTTTGAGCACTCTTTATTGCGGATAAATCCTGCAGATATTTTATCAGCTACTGAAAACTTCAGTAAAAGCTACATTATTGGTGATGGTGGATTTGGAACAGTTTATAAAGCTTCTCTGCCAGGTCGGACATTTGCTGTCAAAAGACTTAATGGAGGTCACTTGCATGGTAATCGCGAATTCTTGGCTGAACTGGAGACACTTGGAAAGGTAAATCATCAAAATTTAGTTCCATTGCTGGGCTACTGTGTCTTTGCAGATGAGAGGTTCTTAATATACGAATACATGGAGAATGGAAGCCTTGACTTTTGGCTAAGGAATCAGGCAGATGCAATTCAAGCCCTTGATTGGCCTACTAGGTTCAAGATTTGTCTTGGTTCAGCACGAGGTCTTGCGTTTCTACATCATGGATTTGTTCCTCACATCATTCACAGGGATATAAAATCCAGCAACATACTCTTGGACAGAAATTTTGAACCAAGAGTATCGGATTTTGGCCTGGCACGGATCATCAGTGCATGTGAGACTCATGTATCCACCGTTCTTGCTGGTACGTTTGGATACATCCCACCAGAGTATGGTCAGACCATGATGGCTACAACCAAAGGTGATGTTTACAGCTTTGGGGTGGTGATACTGGAGCTGCTGACAGGAAAAGCGCCAACTGGACAAGCTGATATTGAGGGAGGAAATCTTGTTGGATGGATGAGGTGGATGGTTGCAAGGGGAAGGGAGTCTGAAGTACTAGACCCTTATCTCTCTGCTTCTTCAGCAGCGTGGAAAACTCAAATGCTAGAAGTTCTTGCAATTGCCAGAAGGTGCACCTGTGATGAGCCATGGAAGAGGCCTACAATGCTTGAAGTTGTGAAGCTGTTGAAGGGGGCAAAGACCTACGGTTGA
- the LOC113766245 gene encoding uncharacterized protein LOC113766245, whose protein sequence is MRKYKSSLDAFAQILKNEGARSLFKEAGANILLILKNEGSRIDLQAWRAKEIAREQLQGSYKEAYCQLPFLCQKIMETNPGSIATFATKEDSSFHKLFVSFHASISGFQQGCRPLIFLDSTLLYSKYQGTLLAATFADENNSVFLVAFAVVDEETDENWHWFLSELKSAVSTSRQITFIADSQKGIRESLRDIFGEACYHGYCLCYLAEKLNRDLKGQFSHKARRLMV, encoded by the exons ATGCGGAAGTACAAAAGCTCCCTAGATGCATTTGCTCAGATCTTGAAGAATGAGGGTGCAAGGTCTCTCTTCAAGGAAGCTGGTGCAAACATCTTActgattttgaagaatgaggGTTCAAGAATTG ATTTGCAGGCATGGCGTGCCAAGGAGATTGCCCGTGAGCAGCTTCAGGGATCTTATAAAGAGGCCTACTGCCAACTACCCTTCCTCTGTCAAAAGATAATGGAAACAAATCCAGGTAGTATTGCTACATTCGCGACAAAGGAGGACTCCAGCTTCCACAAGCTCTTTGTCTCGTTTCATGCATCAATATCTGGTTTTCAGCAAGGTTGTCGGCCTCTTATTTTTCTTGACAGCACTCTTCTGTACTCAAAGTATCAAGGCACATTGTTGGCTGCAACATTTGCAGATGAGAATAATAGTGTCTTTCTAGTAGCCTTTGCTGTTGTTGATGAAGAGACTGACGAAAATTGGCATTGGTTTCTGTCAGAACTCAAGTCTGCTGTCTCAACATCCAGGCAAATCACATTTATTGCTGATTCCCAGAAAGGAATAAGAGAGTCATTACGCGATATATTTGGTGAAGCCTGCTATCATGGTTATTGCCTATGCTATCTGGCTGAGAAACTGAATAGAGATTTGAAGGGGCAATTTTCACATAAAGCAAGACGACTCATGGTCTAG